The window GAAAGAGCAAGAGCACAAAGTTCCCTGCCGTGCATATAAAGGGCGGCCTATCCTGGACTCGTACCTCCTCATTAGACAGGAAGGTACAGCAGCACCAACACTTCctcaggaggctgaggagggcaaggctactgacccCCATCTTGGCAATGGTTTACAGAACCACAATTGAGAgtgccctgtctggctgcatcattgtgtaatatggtagctgcaaagcatcggatcaGAAGTCTATGCAGAGGTtcattaaaacagccaagagGATCACTATAGATGACCTTCAATGCACTATCGTCAGAAAGAAGATACAGGAGCATGAAAATCAGGACAGTTAggcttcccacaggctgtgagactgatgaacagtattccATAACTGTGTCTATCATCccaaatatctatatatttattttgattattataTGTGATAGGGTAACACATATAAGTAACTAATGGTTAACATAATAGTAactaatggttagcgcaatgctcttacagcgcagcaacctgggttcaaatccccagCGCTGCTTGTAAGATGGTTCTGCGTTTGACTGCATGgggttcctccgggtgctccggtttcttcccacccttgaaaaagtgcagaggttgtaggttaatttgagttATTTGGGagacacagacttgtgggccggaagggcctgttaccgtgctgcatgtttaaattaaaatttatgtactgtgtaaatttaaatttaagtaccGTGTATTTTTGTGTGTGCACATTGGTTTGGAGAGCTGCTGGTTTGTTGGGTtctatatgtacaatcagatgataataaacttgaacttgaagaccTATCTTCTCTTTAGGTAGTGTCTGGGGATTGAGGATGACTCCTGTTCACTGGGGTGTGAGGTGGCTAATGGGGGAACCGCAGCCTCTTCTGCAGATGGGGCTGGACCTGGTCGACAGGGTCGGGTTAGTGGGTAATTTGTGATGTGGTGATTTCCTTTCACTGCTGCACAGAGCTTCTGTGTCCTTCTGCTGCATGGGTTTGAGATTCTCAATACCATCCCAAATGCTCTCTCTTCACTGAACAGTTGGCCACAGATCCCATGGGTTAGAGTGGATGTTGAACATTATCAAGGAAGCTTTTGAGCAATCTTTTTTTACGAGGCAGTGTCCTCTCGTTGCAGCTTGGAACAGGTGGAGTGGGACTGAAAACTCAGGAGAGCTCTAGGAATGTTAGCCTGGGAGAGGATATTGATGTTCTTTCCAGTAAAGTAGACTGATTCTACAATGACAGCTGGTATCTTTCCAGTACTTTGAGATATCTGCTGTGGGTAGCTCAAATTTCATTAGAACTAACCTCGGTGAAGACTGCTGTCAAACAAGGTTATGTCATTGCCCCAATATTTTCCTCATTCTCTCTTGCTGGAATGTTGAATCTCTCCTTCAATAAACTTCCCATGGGAGTAGAGCTAACTTTCAGGACCAATGGGAAAGATTTCAGACTACAATGACTGCACCCCAGAACCAAGGTCACCCATTCACCATGTCCAGATGCCTTCTGCATTTGTTGACACCACCTAAGCATCTGAGACACTCAACATCCCCAGGTCCAAGACCTTCTGCCAACCTATCCCACTGCCCTCATAATTAAAGGGTCCTGGGAGAAAAGGAGCAGTGGCCATTTCTCTGGCACCACCTCCTGATGAGGTCAGGGATTTCTGTTCAAAATTCAGCCTTGAGGGGAAAGGTCTTTGATAGTCGGAGGTGACACAATGGGTTTACTGGGCCTCAGTGATTCCTGCCCACCTACAATAGTTTACAGCAATTCGCACAGCATCACCTCAATTAAACGGCAACCCTCCGTTGCTCGATGTGGTCGGCCTCAGGTTGGAAATGTGTGTGGGGGTCGGGTTACCTGCATTTATTCGTAAGAAAGTTTGGGGACTTTCATAACCTCGTCCTTTCTCTTTGTGACGAACCAGCAGACAACAGAAAGAGTGCTCAGTTCCTTGCTTTCTCCAGAGACTGAGGAATGAGTTTAATCTAATCTAGAGAGTGTGGCTGCgcggttttttttcccctctctctggaGTGTGGGAATAGAAGTGAGAGGCAGGAGGGCTGAATGCAGCCTCCTGGGCCAGGAGCAGTGGGGAGCCGCTTAGATGCCACTGATCCGAAGCCAGTGCATGAAAAGGGGATTAAGAAATGTTCTTATTTGCAATTCACAGAAATGCACCCTGTTGAACCGCCCGTAATATTTCAacccagatttttttaaaaaaagtagaggCCTTTTATTGAATCTAAGAACTGCTACTTTTTTGGGGTTACATTCCCTTTTGTTTGTATCCGCAACAACTCTTTTTGTGCGAACTTTGTATCTGTTGCAAGTTTCACTTTGCAGCACAATGCACATTATGGGGTGTCTTTTACAATTGCAAGTCCTGCTTCTACAAGAGGTTAGACGGCTATTGATACCCCGCCATCCCCCAGCGCAAATATTTACCGGCGCTTCTTTATTGACAATGTTGCAATAACAAGACCAACTCTTAACCGAAAGAGAACTTTTTAAATGTGCGCCTGACTGTGAATGTGAAGAGGGCACGTTTAAAATGCGTTCAACAAATCTACTCTTTCTGAAATTCCAAATGGTAACGCAATGTGACCAAAATAAAAGTGAGTTTTCCAAATAAAGGTTTCCCCCACGTCTCTCTTCCCATAATAAAGCCCCgggttttttttcatccatggttAAATATGTAAATAAAATGTCTAAAGTCATTCTTCAAAGAACACAAAGGAAGAAAAGATCAGCGACCGACAGCCATAAAATTCCTGCAATCTTCTGTAACGCCAGTCGCCGGGGGTCCGTCTCTGTCCCAGTGATCCAGCGGGGTTCCTCTTATTTGCATAGATAAAATCCgaacccctcacccccaccaaaTATCTTTTCAGCTTCAGGAATCAAAGAGTCTTTTCATTTATTAGCAACAGAATGATCTTAGGcgattgcttctctctctctctctcagagattGTGCAGTTTGGCTTCCAACTGAACTCGAATGGAAAGCTGTTTAAAAGAAGATAAAGCACCCCGGGGAAGAGGCAGCTTTGCAAGTGTAACATTGACTAAATAAACACGTGGAGGGTTGGGAACAATGCAAAAAGCCCACATTCAGAAACTTTTTTTGAAACCGTCTGAGAGAACCTGGGATTATTTTACCAGGGTCCGCTGTCTGCTTCATAAACTTGGATGGCAATGTGTCTGGGCGGGATTCAATGCAAAACGAATCTTTCTCGTTTGATGTGACCGCGACGTCCCTCGTTGCGAACTTTGTGAAGTTGAGCTTTGCGAGGCTGTGATCGTCGCCGTTCCCCTCTCGACCCGAATTATGCTGCACTTCACGTTTATTTCTCTTCGGTCAGTGGCAATAAAGGGACCTGATGCTGTGAAGTGAGTGAACGCCCACACCGGTCCCAGGGTAATATTGGGGAGTACACGTCACTCACACCAAGAGAACAAGTGGCGGAAATTCACAGCCTCGCATGAGTGGCGGGGCCCAAACTGCCGAtcatccctcccaccctctctttcTGTCGCTGCTCTTTTTTAATGCCCGAGTTTTCGCAGTAGTCCCGCCCCCTTTTAGCTCACTTTGCAGTTGCTACTGAGAGAGAcgccccttttctctctctctctgtctgtatttaCTTCCTCGTACCTGGGTCCCGCAACTGCACACAGCTTCGCTCCGATACAAGCCCTTGGACTTAAAGTGAGATTGCAGAGACGATCGTCTAGTGGCggctgctttttttccccccattccgGTTTGCTTCGCCTGTGGATTTCAGCTTCCGAGGCAGGTCCTCCTTCCCAAACTTCCCTCTCCTGCCCCCAACCCCCAGCCACCCCCATCCCCGCAAGAACTGCTACACGCTCAGCgagcggggttgggggggggggggggacgcgcCAGCCAACCAAGTTTGAGGTAAAGTTCAGCCCAAGGCACCCTCGATTAACTTGCACCTGAAAGGGGAGCCGGGGAGGGCCACGGTGAAGAAGACTCCGGAGGGGTTGACATGAGGGGGTCGGGGCGAGTGAGGTGCCTGTGCGCCCTGGCCGCCTGCCTCTCGCAGTGCGCCGCCGCCATCAGTTCCATGGATACGGAGCGCTCGGACCGGGAGGGCAGATGTCAACCCATCGATATCCCCATGTGCCGGGACATTGGTTACAACATGACCCGCATGCCCAACCTGATGGGCCACGAAGACCAGAGGGAAGCGGCTATCAAGCTGCACGAGTTCGCGCCCCTGGTTGAGTACGGCTGCCACCGGCACCTGAAGTTCTTCCTGTGCTCACTGTACGCGCCCATGTGCACAGAGCAAGTGTCCACCCCGATCCCCGCCTGCAGGGTCATGTGCGAGCAGGCTCGCCTCAAGTGCTCGCCCATCATGGAGCAGTTCAGCTTCCGATGGCCCGAATCGCTGGACTGCAACAAGCTGCCCAATAAGAACGACCCCAATTTCCTCTGCATGGAAGCGCCCAGCAACGGGTCGGACGACGCTGTCCGTCCTGCCAGCCCTCTGCCGCCCGTCTACCGACCGCACCCGAGAGGCGGGGGCTCGCACGACCCTTTCTCCTTCCCCAAGGACAATCCCGGCCAGGCGGCCTGCGAGAACTCGCACAAGTTTCACCGGGTGGAGAAGAGCGCGTCGTGCGCGCCTCTCTGCTCTCCCAACGTGGATGTCTACTGGGCCAACCACGACAAGGGCTTCGCTCTCATCTGGATCGCCATCTGGTctatcttctgcttcttctccagcGCCTTCACCGTCCTCACCTTCCTGATCGACCCCCAGCGCTTCAAGTACCCCGAGAGACCCATCATCTTCCTCTCCATGTGCTACTGCGTCTACTCGGCGGGCTACATCATCCGCCTGTTCGCCGGTGGGGAGAGCATTGCCTGCGACCGGGACAGCGGGCATCTCTATGTCATCCAAG of the Narcine bancroftii isolate sNarBan1 chromosome 4, sNarBan1.hap1, whole genome shotgun sequence genome contains:
- the LOC138761313 gene encoding frizzled-10-B-like, translating into MRGSGRVRCLCALAACLSQCAAAISSMDTERSDREGRCQPIDIPMCRDIGYNMTRMPNLMGHEDQREAAIKLHEFAPLVEYGCHRHLKFFLCSLYAPMCTEQVSTPIPACRVMCEQARLKCSPIMEQFSFRWPESLDCNKLPNKNDPNFLCMEAPSNGSDDAVRPASPLPPVYRPHPRGGGSHDPFSFPKDNPGQAACENSHKFHRVEKSASCAPLCSPNVDVYWANHDKGFALIWIAIWSIFCFFSSAFTVLTFLIDPQRFKYPERPIIFLSMCYCVYSAGYIIRLFAGGESIACDRDSGHLYVIQEGLESTGCTIVFLVLYYFGMASSLWWVILTLTWFLAAGKKWGHEAIEANSSYFHLAAWAVPAIKTIIILVMRRVAGDELTGVCYVGSMDVNALTGFVLIPLACYLIIGTSFILSGFVALFHIRRVMKTGGENTEKLEKLMVRIGVFSVLYTVPATCVIACYFYERLNMDYWKHLATREKCKPGNQSDHLDCTMSSSIPAVEIFMVKIFMLLVVGITSGMWIWSSKTLQSWQNICSKRFRRRVRRKPASVITSSGGGSYGKAHPPSKVHGKYDPPLPPTCV